The Leptolyngbya iicbica LK region GCCACCTCAGTGATTAAGTTCACCGTGGCACTTTGCACGCCGTCGCAGGCCGTCAATTGCTTTTCTACGGCGCGCACACACCCGGCACACATCATGCCGCTGACATCAAACACCAGAGAGCGAGTCGCTGGTGGAGTCGGTTTTGCAGGGGCCGCCGGGGCAGTAGGCAAAGGCGCTTTAACCATAGAGACAGAAAAATCCGCTTCTTTCATATATCTCTATTGAGCCTAAAGTGTGGCACCGAACAATATGGAGAATTGTTGAGTTTTCTTTGTGTTTGTCAGGCGGCGATCGCGGACGGTAACGTCAGGCTCGACGCCTGTTATCCAACCCTGTGCCGATCGCTCTGCCCGTCATCAGAAGGCGCCAACCCAGCTTGAGGCGATCGCTGAGCCAGCCCTGATCCGCTCGCATCGCTGCGGCGCAGCGGTCACCATTAGCAATGACGCCTCGTTTGCCTTAGATCTCCCTGCCTGAAACAGGGGCGTCTCCCCGGCATTCGTCTTGGGTGCGGGGGAGACGATGGCGAACGCTATTCGGCTAACCGTTGCTGGCGGCGACTTTCGCGCCGTTCTTGAAAGCGGCCCCGATGGTCTTCGCGGCGCTGAGCCATGCGCTCAGAGAGCTCTGTGCGTTGTTCCGGGGTGAGCACATTGCGCACCGCGAGCATGTTTTCAAACCGCAGGTCGGCAACTTCGCGGTGCAGGGTTTGGATTTCCTCGTGTTGGGCGCGGAGTTCCTCATCAGAGGCGGTGCCTGACATGAGGGTGTGCATGGCTTCACGCTCATTGCGGAGATTGGCATGCAGGGCCTGCATTTCTTCGCGATCGCCCTCACGAATCGCCCGAATTTGGGTGACCTGATCTTCACTGAGATCCAGGGTTTCAATCAAGCGCTCGGTGCGATCGCCGCGAGGCCCTTCACCGCTACCCGGTCCTTCGCCCATGCCGGGGCCGCCGCCCATTTGGGCGTGCAGTTGGGCGGCACTGAGGCCACCGACCACGGGGACTGCAAGGGCGGCGATCGCGAGCAAAGATACGGTTCTACGTTCCATCGTTAATCTCCAAAACAACTCACTATCAATAAGGCGTGGCATATACAGACACCAGCCAATCGGGCTGCGTCGTATCGAGCGGGAGGCGCACCTCATCGCCGTAGGCACTGGCGTACCAGGTCTCGGCCAAAAAATCGTCCACTTCCAGCTCCACCTCAGACTCAGCCGCCATCTGCCAGCCTGGCCCGGTTGAGCGCCAAGCCATCCAGCTTCCACCTACTAGCACCAGCGCCGCTGCGATCGCGGGCAGTGCCCAGCGGCGGCGGCTGGCAATCGCGGGCGGCGGCGGCAGAGGTGCTAAGGCTGCCATCACTTGCGCTTCTAATTGAGGCGCAGCCGGCGGCGGCTCCGATCGATGCCGCTGCAAAAAATCGACTAAGCGATCGTCAGGGTGGTCATTGGGTGGCAAGGTCATAGCTGGACCCCTTCTGTTTGCAAAAATGTCCGCAACGCTGAGCGAGCGTGGTGGAGCCGAGACTTCACCGTGCCCTTGGGGATGTTCAAGATACTGGCGATCTCTTGCTGAGGCAGGTCTTCGAGATCATGCAGCACGATGACTGCTCGATGCTCTAAAGACAGGGCTTGCAGCCCTCGCTGCACGAGATCTTGATAGTGCAGCTGGGTCAGGTCGGCCTGGCCCGTGGCTAAGGTCAGCGGTGGCGAGAGGGGATGCGATCGCGCTTTGCCCAGGGCGTGACGGCGATCGCTGGCCACATTCCAAGCAATGCGATATAGCCAAGTTGAGAACTGGGCCGACTGCCGAAACTTCGGCAACCCCTTCCAAGCTCGCAAGAACACCTCCTGCACTAAGTCATCCAGTTCCGCTGCCCCACAGAGTTGGAACAGGGTGCTGCGCACCGGCCCCTGATAACGGCGATAAAGCACTTGAAATGCTGATCGCTGTCCGCGCAAGCATTGCTGAATGAGTTCAGCATCTGGCTGAGGGATAGCGGACATTTCTGACTCCAGTGAGGTTGAGGTCACTGATCACGCCCCGGCTCATTGTGTGGACGTCCCTTTAGACTGGGGGGCGATCAAAAAGGTTCAACCGTAGCGAAATTTTTGCGCGTCTTACTGCAACTGACGATATAGCAATCCGTAGTCAGGTACCGAGAGCCCAAAAGTTTCAAGCATGGGACTTAAGTCTAAGTGTGGGCAGCCGAGACGGCTGTCCCGGAGCAGGCAAGATGCCTGCACGACAAAACTTGGAGTTTTATACAACCCGG contains the following coding sequences:
- a CDS encoding sigma-70 family RNA polymerase sigma factor, with amino-acid sequence MSAIPQPDAELIQQCLRGQRSAFQVLYRRYQGPVRSTLFQLCGAAELDDLVQEVFLRAWKGLPKFRQSAQFSTWLYRIAWNVASDRRHALGKARSHPLSPPLTLATGQADLTQLHYQDLVQRGLQALSLEHRAVIVLHDLEDLPQQEIASILNIPKGTVKSRLHHARSALRTFLQTEGVQL
- a CDS encoding Spy/CpxP family protein refolding chaperone, whose translation is MERRTVSLLAIAALAVPVVGGLSAAQLHAQMGGGPGMGEGPGSGEGPRGDRTERLIETLDLSEDQVTQIRAIREGDREEMQALHANLRNEREAMHTLMSGTASDEELRAQHEEIQTLHREVADLRFENMLAVRNVLTPEQRTELSERMAQRREDHRGRFQERRESRRQQRLAE